Proteins co-encoded in one Pseudophryne corroboree isolate aPseCor3 chromosome 1, aPseCor3.hap2, whole genome shotgun sequence genomic window:
- the LOC134895742 gene encoding olfactory receptor 5V1-like, which yields MYVVALLGNLTIILVFQLDKNLQKPMYFFLANLSFLDICYTSTTMPKMLQILLVERKTISFVGCVTQLYLFFAFVGTECILLGIMSYDRFVAICNPLQYFVIMNQKLTSLLAGASWLCGLLNSIIHTFFTFRLHFCTSNQINNFFCDIPPLLSLACDDTFLNKLLLQTIGIFIAWTPFVCIIVTYLYIIVTIMKIRSTQGRQKAFSTCLSHVIVVILYYGTSIFNYVRPVSTHFLDKDKIISVLYSVVTPMLNPIIYTLKNQDVKKAIKKIYL from the exons ATGTATGTTGTAGCTTTACTGGGGAATCTCACTATCATTTTGGTGTTTCAGCTGGATAAGAATCTTCAAAAGCCAATGTACTTTTTCTTGGCAAATTTGTCTTTCTTGGATATTTGTTATACCTCAACCACCATGCCAAAAATGTTACAAATACTCCTAGTGGAGAGGAAAACAATCTCATTTGTTGGCTGTGTAACTCAGCTATATTTGTTTTTTGCATTTGTTGGCACAGAGTGTATTCTACTTGGTATTATGTCCTATGACCGATTTGTAGCTATATGTAATCCTCTCCAATATTTTGTCATAATGAACCAAAAACTTACCAGTCTTTTGGCAGGTGCCTCTTGGCTCTGTGGTCTTCTGAATTCTATAATACATACTTTTTTTACTTTTCGGTTACATTTTTGCACCTCAAATCAGATAAATAACTTTTTTTGTGACATACCCCCTCTCTTATCTCTGGCTTGTGATGATACATTTCTAAATAAACTCTTGTTACAAACTATTGGGATTTTCATAGCTTGGACACCTTTTGTGTGTATTATAGTGACTTACTTATATATTATTGTGACTATAATGAAAATTAGATCAACTCAAGGAAGACAAAAGGCTTTTTCTACCTGCCTCTCTCATGTAATAGTGGTTATTTTATACTATGGCACATCTATTTTTAATTATGTTAGACCAGTGTCTACACATTTTTTGGATAAGGATAAAATAATCTCAGTCTTGTATAGTGTTGTGACCCCAATGTTAAACCCAATTATATACACTTTGAAAAATCAAGATGTTAAAAAAGCT attaaaaaaatatatttataa